The proteins below come from a single Triticum aestivum cultivar Chinese Spring chromosome 5D, IWGSC CS RefSeq v2.1, whole genome shotgun sequence genomic window:
- the LOC123120585 gene encoding gamma-glutamyl peptidase 3-like, translating to MKIVAADDQPRRGRRYALLLAARDSEYELKVYGGYFNVFVSAFGGGGDVCETWDMFRAVDGELPDLDDVGRYDGFVISGSPYDAYADELWILRLCLLVQEAVAARKRVLGICFGHQVVCRALGGRVGKARRGGWDIGIREVAIAATLPPWRFLDALRDLPQYAKITECHQDEVWEAPLGADVLASSDKTGVEMFCVGDHVLEIQGHPEYTGDILLSLVDRLSTSQAITVPFAEEVKRQLEATSADREFWLNLCKSFLKGRP from the exons ATGAAGATCGTGGCAGCTGATGATCAGCCAAGGAGGGGCAGGAGGTACGCGCTGCTGCTGGCAGCGCGGGACTCGGAGTACGAGCTCAAGGTGTACGGCGGCTACTTCAACGTCTTCGTGAgcgccttcggcggcggcggcgacgtctgCGAGACTTGGGACATGTTCCGGGCGGTGGACGGGGAGCTCCCCGACCTGGACGACGTCGGACGATACGACGGCTTCGTCATCAGCGGCAGCCCTTATGACGCGTACGCCGACGAGCTGTGGATACTGCGGCTGTGCCTCCTCGTCCAGGAGGCCGTCGCCGCCCGGAAGCGCGTCCTCGGCATCTGCTTCGGCCATCAGGTGGTATGCCGCGCTCTCGGCGGCCGCGTCGGGAAGGCCAGGAGGGGCGGGTGGGACATCGGTATCCGGGAGGTGGCCATTGCGGCGACGCTGCCGCCGTGGAGGTTCCTCGACGCGCTGCGGGACCTTCCCCAGTACGCCAAGATCACCGAGTGCCACCAGGACGAGGTCTGGGAGGCGCCGCTGGGCGCCGACGTGCTGGCGTCCTCGGACAAAACCGGTGTGGAGATGTTCTGCGTCGGCGACCACGTGCTGGAAATCCAGGGCCACCCGGAGTACACCGGCGACATACTCCTCAGCCTCGTCGACCGCCTCTCCACCAGCCAAGCCATCACC GTGCCGTTCGCCGAGGAAGTGAAGAGGCAGCTGGAGGCTACTAGCGCTGACAGGGAGTTCTGGCTCAACCTCTGCAAAAGTTTCCTCAA aggccggccc